In Denticeps clupeoides chromosome 1, fDenClu1.1, whole genome shotgun sequence, a single window of DNA contains:
- the lurap1l gene encoding leucine rich adaptor protein 1-like: MDEDNGLPDLKDIETKLGRKVPESLIRSLAERDFKTSHDKTSAIPALAPVTIKSHTSTDLKRLESKITFLKQEMDRLRSIDITLMHQLLLINEGIESIRWAMDVRVCTASQEGSLTGSLYSLTDSQDASQNGSCTSLQNGSEDLDGISVGSYLDTLGEDLLDHPSPTDLSDSFSDNPVINDDTLEKPPPRPRVDTDEYFIFG; the protein is encoded by the exons ATGGACGAGGACAATGGTTTGCCTGATTTGAAAGATATAGAGACCAAACTGGGTCGAAAAGTTCCAGAAAGTCTTATCCGCTCACTGGCGGAACGGGATTTTAAGACAAGTCATGATAAGACATCGGCAATACCCGCACTGGCACCGGTCACCATCAAGAGCCACACGTCCACGGACCTGAAGCGACTGGAGAGTaagataacatttttaaaacaagaaaTG GATCGCCTTCGGTCCATTGACATCACGCTTATGCACCAGCTGCTGTTGATCAATGAGGGCATTGAATCCATTCGATGGGCGATGGATGTGCGGGTTTGCACAGCCAGTCAGGAAGGGAGCCTGACGGGCAGTCTCTACAGCCTCACAGACAGCCAAGATGCCTCTCAGAATGGAAGCTGCACCAGCCTACAAAATGGAAGTGAAGACCTTGATGGCATTTCAGTAGGCAGCTACCTGGACACTCTGGGAGAGGACCTCCTGGACCACCCTTCTCCAACAGACCTGTCAGACAGCTTTTCTGATAATCCAGTCATCAATGATGACACACTTGAGAAACCTCCTCCACGACCTAGGGTGGATACTGATGAGTACTTTATTTTTGGATGA
- the LOC114795688 gene encoding 5,6-dihydroxyindole-2-carboxylic acid oxidase-like: MWSSCFLLILSVVMVGAQFPRECVTPAGLLSGQCCPSPPGTTNDPCGFNRGRGQCVSVVPDGRPHGPQYPHDGQDDRERWPLRFFNRSCQCNGNFSGHNCGRCRHGLTGVNCDQAVPVVRRNVMLLNTNEKRAFVNALDQAKRTIHPDIVIATRRFAEVFGPDGNAMQFENITIYNYFVWSHYYSVSKTFLGSGQPPFGGVDFSHEGPGFLTWHRYHLLQMERDMQDMLQDPRFALPYWNFAIGGNTCDICTDDLMGDRSSFDINAISSNSIFAQWRVICESVDDYDTLGTICNSTETSPIQRNPAGNVARPMVQRLPEPQDVADCLELNTFDTPPFYSTSSESFRNTIEGYSAPQGNYDPVVRSLHNLAHLFLNGTGGQTHLSPNDPIFVLLHTFTDAIFDEWLRRHTPDSSVYPLENAPIGHNREFNMVPFWPPIRNSEMFVTAPINLGYSYEAEWPARAITLTEIITVTVVAALIVVAVIFAVTTCAVRSKSYKVEGRQPLLGEQYQRYDEHDRHSDKTQSVV; this comes from the exons ATGTGGAGCTCCTGCTTCCTGCTAATTTTGTCTGTTGTGATGGTAGGTGCCCAGTTTCCCAGGGAGTGTGTCACCCCAGCTGGACTTCTGAGTGGACAGTGCTGTCCATCACCACCTGGAACAACCAACGACCCCTGTGGCTTCAATAGAGGTCggggacagtgtgtgtctgtggtacCGGATGGGCGACCCCACGGACCACAGTACCCCCATGATGGCCAAGATGACAGGGAACGTTGGCCTCTCCGTTTCTTTAACCGGTCCTGCCAGTGCAACGGGAACTTTTCTGGCCACAACTGCGGCCGCTGCAGGCATGGGCTGACTGGGGTCAACTGTGACCAGGCAGTCCCTGTAG TCAGAAGAAATGTGATGTTGTTGAACACCAACGAGAAGCGTGCTTTTGTGAATGCTCTGGACCAGGCCAAGCGCACCATACATCCAGACATTGTGATCGCAACCCGGAGATTTGCTGAAGTGTTTGGCCCCGATGGCAATGCCATGCAGTTTGAGAACATTACCATCTACAACTACTTTGTCTGGTCTCACTACTATTCTGTCAGTAAAACATTCCTGGGCTCTGGTCAGCCCCCTTTTGGAGGAGTGGATTTTTCGCATGAAGGTCCAGGTTTCTTGACATGGCACAGATATCACCTGCTTCAGATGGAGCGTGACATGCAG GACATGCTACAGGACCCAAGGTTTGCCCTGCCATACTGGAACTTTGCAATTGGCGGGAATACCTGTGACATCTGCACAGATGACTTAATGGGAGATCGCAGCAGCTTTGACATAAATGCTATCAGCTCAAATTCCATCTTTGCCCAGTGGAGGGTCATCTGTGAGAGTGTGGATGACTATGACACTCTGGGCACCATCTGTAATA GCACTGAGACCAGTCCCATTCAGAGAAATCCTGCAGGAAATGTAGCTCGTCCTATGGTGCAGCGTCTCCCTGAGCCACAGGATGTGGCTGACTGTCTGGAGCTCAATACATTTGACACCCCCCCTTTCTACTCTACCTCTTCAGAGAGCTTCCGGAACACTATTGAAG GTTACAGTGCTCCCCAAGGGAACTATGACCCAGTGGTGCGCAGTCTGCATAACCTGGCCCACCTCTTCTTGAATGGGACTGGTGGACAGACCCACCTATCTCCAAATGACCCAATATTTGTCCTCCTACACACTTTTACTGATGCCATATTTGATGAATGGCTAAGAAGACACACTCCTG ATTCATCTGTTTATCCTTTGGAGAATGCGCCTATTGGGCATAACAGGGAGTTCAACATGGTTCCCTTCTGGCCACCAATTAGAAATTCGGAAATGTTTGTGACTGCTCCCATAAACCTTGGTTACTCCtatgaagcagaatggccag CACGAGCTATCACTCTGACTGAGATAATCACTGTCACTGTGGTGGCTGCCCTGATTGTTGTGGCAGTCATTTTTGCTGTCACCACCTGTGCTGTAAGGTCTAAATCCTACAAAGTGGAGGGCAGGCAGCCACTTCTTGGAGAGCAGTACCAACGCTATGATGAGCATGACAGGCATTCAGATAAAACCCAgtctgtagtgtag